The proteins below come from a single Hippocampus zosterae strain Florida chromosome 5, ASM2543408v3, whole genome shotgun sequence genomic window:
- the LOC127600609 gene encoding zinc finger protein 354C-like, protein MMLSLKAFLNERLAAVADEIFGAVEKTIDEYKEELCRVKDLEIGRLRMQLRLLKSDACNGAQLQEHTHQHLPPPPPQKHEEGASADTEAPESQHMEDEGSSSSLEHPGDVAQVKKEPERSLREFWLGHSSEPLEDLESDMKDFMSSASGVRAALHEPILPFHLYHSGGVDEGKEKPYSCSVCDKRFGNCSHLAAHIRTHTGERPYRCDICRKSFITTSALNRHQTIHTEGKHYVCIYCSKAFKWMESLGRHVRIAHKRPNAPQ, encoded by the exons ATGATGCTCTCCTTGAAAGCTTTTCTCAACGAGCGGCTGGCGGCGGTAGCGGACGAGATCTTCGGCGCCGTCGAGAAGACAATAGACGAGTACAAAGAGGAGCTTTGCCGCGTGAAGGACTTGGAGATCGGTCGCCTCAGGATGCAGCTCAGGCTTCTCAAGTCAG ATGCATGTAACGGAGCCCAGCTGCAGGAGCACACCCATCAAcacctccctcctccccctcctcagaAGCACGAGGAGGGCGCATCAGCAGACACGGAGGCCCCCGAGTCACAGCACATGGAGGACGAAGGCAGTAGCAGTAGCTTGGAGCATCCCGGCGATGTTGCCCAAGTGAAGAAAGAACCCGAGAGGAGCCTCAGGGAGTTCTGGCTCGGCCACAGTTCAGAGCCTCTGGAGGACCTGGAGTCCGATATGAAAGATTTCATGTCCTCGGCGTCAGGCGTGAGGGCCGCCTTGCACGAGCCCATCTTGCCCTTCCACCTCTACCACTCCGGCGGCGTCGACGAGGGCAAGGAGAAGCCCTACAGCTGCTCGGTGTGCGACAAGCGCTTCGGCAACTGCTCCCACCTGGCCGCTCACATCAGGACGCACACGGGCGAGAGGCCTTACAGGTGTGACATCTGCAGGAAGAGCTTCATCACCACCAGCGCCCTCAACAGACACCAGACCATACACACCGAGGGTAAACACTACGTGTGCATTTATTGCAGCAAGGCCTTTAAATGGATGGAGTCTCTCGGAAGGCACGTGAGAATTGCCCACAAGAGGCCTAATGCGCCTCAATGA
- the tpi1b gene encoding triosephosphate isomerase B encodes MSRKFFVGGNWKMNGDKKSLGELIQTMNSAKVDPNVEVVCGAPSIYLDFARSKLDAKFGVAAQNCYKVAKGAFTGEISPAMIKDCGVHWVILGHSERRHVFGESDELIGQKTAHALENGLGVIACIGEKLDEREAGITEKVVFAQTKVIADNVKDWSKVVLAYEPVWAIGTGKTASPQQAQEVHEKLRVWLKSNVSEAVANSVRIIYGGSVTGATSKELGSQKDVDGFLVGGASLKPEFIEIINAKM; translated from the exons ATGAGCAGAAAATTCTTCGTCGGTGGAAACTGGAAGATGAACGGCGACAAGAAGAGCCTCGGCGAGCTCATTCAGACCATGAACTCCGCCAAGGTGGACCCCAATGTCG AGGTGGTGTGCGGCGCCCCATCCATCTACTTGGACTTTGCCAGGTCCAAACTGGACGCCAAGTTTGGTGTCGCCGCCCAGAACTGCTACAAAGTAGCCAAGGGCGCTTTCACTGGGGAGATCAG CCCTGCGATGATCAAGGACTGCGGCGTCCACTGGGTGATCCTGGGCCACTCGGAGAGGCGCCATGTCTTTGGCGAGAGTGACGAG CTCATCGGGCAGAAGACGGCTCACGCGCTGGAGAACGGCCTCGGGGTGATCGCCTGCATCGGCGAGAAGCTGGACGAACGGGAGGCGGGCATCACCGAGAAGGTTGTCTTTGCGCAGACAAAAGTCATCGCAG ACAACGTCAAGGACTGGAGCAAGGTGGTGCTCGCTTACGAGCCGGTGTGGGCCATCGGCACTGGCAAGACTGCCTCCCCGCAGCAG GCTCAGGAGGTTCACGAGAAGCTGAGGGTGTGGCTCAAGTCCAACGTGTCCGAGGCGGTTGCTAACTCCGTGAGGATCATCTACGGAG GTTCCGTCACCGGCGCCACCTCCAAGGAACTTGGCTCCCAGAAGGACGTGGACGGTTTCCTGGTCGGCGGCGCTTCCCTCAAGCCCGAATTCATCGAAATCATCAACGCCAAGATGTAG
- the lpcat3 gene encoding lysophospholipid acyltransferase 5 — translation MSSVTHRVETFPPTVKMALPWLENISDSLGSSEPAIRLILSILVGYPFALIYRSFLFHQSATVIHLFHTFSGLALATFNFGSQIYHSAVCIFVQFLMLRLMGRTVTAILSSFSFQMLYLLAGYYFTATEEYDIKWTMPHCVLTLKLIGLAFDYYDGGKESAELSAQQKSAALPRVPSLLEVLGFSYFYGGFLVGPQFTLRSYQKLVAGELSDSPGKPPNSVVPAAKRFSLGFLFLVIFAIFGPHFQESYYLTDEYDAHPFWYRCLFIMIWAKIILYKYVCCWLIAEGVCILAGLGYNGMREGQHQWDACANVKVWLFETTPLFGGTIASFNINTNAWAARHVFKRLKFLGNKTLSHVSTLLFLTLWHGLHSGYLMCFSMEFFIITVERQYQALVRDSPMLSRLSKGPLLPLIYIIQQIIHWLFMGYALVPFCIFFYDKWLKVYFSVYFCGHVFFLVAFLIVPYLRKALVPKKERSPQKQD, via the exons ATGAGTTCAGTGACCCATCGCGTAGAGACGTTTCCGCCCACAGTAAAGATGGCGCTTCCCTGGCTGGAGAATATTTCGGACTCTTTGGGTTCTTCCGAACCCGCTATTCGTCTAATATTGTCAATTTTGGTCG GATATCCCTTTGCATTGATCTACCGGAGTTTCTTGTTCCACCAGTCGGCCACCGTTATCCACCTGTTCCACACGTTCTCTGGACTGGCTCTTGCCACATTTAACTTTG gtTCCCAGATCTATCACTCGGCAGTATGCATCTTTGTGCAGTTCCTGATGCTGAGGCTCATGGGAAGGACGGTAACGGCCATCCTCAGCAGCTTCAGCTTTCAAATG ttatacCTGCTGGCAGGCTATTACTTCACAGCGACGGAGGAGTACGACATCAAATGGACGATGCCTCATTGCGTCCTCACGCTCAAACTGAttg GTTTGGCATTTGATTACTATGACGGCGGGAAAGAATCT GCGGAGCTCAGCGCGCAGCAGAAGAGCGCCGCCCTGCCGCGCGTGCCCTCGCTGCTGGAGGTGCTCGGTTTCTCTTACTTCTACGGCGGCTTCCTGGTGGGCCCGCAGTTCACGCTGCGCAGCTACCAGAAGCTGGTGGCGGGGGAGCTCAGCGACAGCCCGGGAAAGCCTCCAAACAG CGTCGTACCGGCTGCGAAGCGATTCTCTCTGGGTTTTCTCTTTCTGGTCATATTTGCAATATTTGGTCCTCATTTCCAAGAGAGCTACTACTTGACGGATGAGTATGAC GCTCACCCGTTCTGGTATCGCTGCTTATTCATTATGATTTGGGCCAAAATCATATTGTATAAATATGTCTGCTGCTGGCTCATAGCG GAGGGCGTCTGCATCTTGGCCGGGTTGGGTTACAACGGCATGAGGGAGGGCCAGCACCAGTGGGACGCTTGCGCCAACGTCAAGGTGTGGCTCTTCGAGACCACGCCGCTCTTTGGGGGGACCATCGCCTCCTTTAACATCAACACCAACGCCTGGGCCGCCAG GCACGTGTTCAAGCGGCTGAAGTTCTTGGGCAACAAGACGCTCTCCCATGTGTCCACTCTGCTCTTCTTGACTTTATGGCACGGTCTTCACTCGGGATACCTCATGTGCTTCTCCATGGAGTTCTTCATCATCACCGTCGAGCGACAG TATCAGGCCTTGGTGCGGGACAGTCCAATGCTGAGTCGTTTGTCCAAGGGGCCACTTTTGCCTCTCATCTACATCATCCAGCAGATCATTCACTGGCTCTTCATGGGCTACGCGCTGGTGCCCTTCTGCATCTTCTTCTACGACAAATGGCTCAAG GTGTACTTCTCGGTGTACTTTTGCGGTCACGTCTTCTTCCTCGTAGCGTTTTTAATCGTGCCCTACCTGAGGAAGGCGCTGGTGCCTAAGAAGGAACGCAGCCCGCAAAAGCAGGATTAA